Proteins co-encoded in one Brassica rapa cultivar Chiifu-401-42 chromosome A02, CAAS_Brap_v3.01, whole genome shotgun sequence genomic window:
- the LOC103854132 gene encoding exocyst complex component EXO70E2, with the protein MGEFELDREEKLITAANYLVHELRSGKSLTRNAKKALESLSSELSRVVVVNSEDDNRYEEDEIKTRLNAVCEKIMTREVDETMIWDLGSEAGNEFLDAVNELRVLIDGGTTEEVSLRKAHDVLQTAMARLEDEFKHLLSENKLPFELEHASFRSDHCIEEGSFGAASTEDLIIGSSRRNSEEIVIDLVRPEVISDLKNIASTMVASGYDRECLQVCTTVRKEALDEFLYHHEVEKLSIEDVLKMDWATLNTNIKKWVRVMRSIVQVYLVSEKSLNDQIFGEEEEEEESVTCFVDTVKAPVMQLLNFGEAVSLGPRQPEKLLRILEMYELASELLPEIDVLFSGNQLGSSVRGEYREVMRRLGECARATFLEFKSAIASDVSSHPFPGGAVHPLTNYVMNYLMALTDFSQTLDSLLMEHDDVEDLSIPPSPDVISPAMVVEEESAYENSSSPEKFLAMTKHFYSITSVLEANLEEKAKLYRDVSLRHIFLLNNIHYMTRKVLKSELKHIFGDKWNRKHTWKFQQQATEYERSTWLPVLSFLKDDTSGSGSGSGSRSLRPRERFQGFNTAFEEVYKAQTGWLISDERLREDVRTKASMWVIQAYWTFYSRHKNNVSERYIKYSTDDLEKLLLDLFAGSSKSLNNSYRR; encoded by the coding sequence ATGGGAGAGTTTGAGTTAGATAGAGAAGAGAAGTTGATTACTGCCGCGAACTATCTCGTTCATGAACTTAGATCTGGCAAGAGCCTCACTAGAAACGCTAAGAAGGCTTTAGAGAGTCTCTCATCAGAGCTGTCTCGTGTAGTGGTGGTGAACTCTGAGGATGATAATAGATACGAGGAAGATGAGATCAAGACACGACTCAACGCTGTCTGCGAGAAGATCATGACTCGCGAGGTCGACGAAACCATGATCTGGGACTTGGGTTCAGAAGCAGGGAACGAGTTTCTAGACGCTGTGAACGAGCTGAGAGTGTTGATAGACGGAGGAACAACAGAGGAGGTCTCTCTGAGGAAAGCTCACGACGTTCTCCAAACGGCAATGGCCAGGCTTGAGGACGAGTTCAAGCATCTTCTCTCGGAGAACAAGTTACCATTCGAGCTCGAACACGCTTCCTTTAGGTCTGATCATTGCATTGAAGAAGGCTCTTTCGGTGCTGCTTCCACTGAGGATTTAATCATAGGAAGCAGCAGGAGAAACTCAGAGGAGATAGTAATCGATTTGGTTAGACCTGAGGTTATATCAGATCTCAAGAACATTGCCAGCACCATGGTTGCTTCGGGGTACGACCGGGAGTGTCTCCAGGTGTGTACAACGGTTAGAAAAGAGGCTCTTGATGAGTTTCTTTACCACCACGAGGTCGAGAAGCTGAGCATTGAAGATGTGTTGAAGATGGATTGGGCTACGTTGAATACAAACATCAAGAAATGGGTTCGGGTGATGAGAAGCATCGTGCAGGTGTACTTAGTTAGCGAGAAGTCTCTGAACGATCAGATCTTCggggaggaagaggaggaggaggagtctGTAACGTGTTTTGTCGATACAGTGAAGGCTCCTGTGATGCAGCTGCTTAACTTCGGTGAGGCCGTGTCTCTCGGGCCGCGACAGCCCGAGAAACTCCTCAGGATTCTTGAAATGTATGAGCTGGCTTCCGAGCTATTACCTGAGATTGATGTACTCTTCTCAGGTAATCAGCTCGGCTCCTCCGTGAGGGGAGAGTACAGAGAAGTGATGAGGAGGCTCGGGGAATGCGCGAGAGCGACGTTCCTCGAGTTCAAAAGCGCTATTGCCTCTGATGTTTCCTCTCATCCTTTCCCTGGAGGAGCGGTCCACCCGCTTACTAACTACGTTATGAACTACCTCATGGCGTTGACGGACTTTAGTCAGACGCTAGACTCGCTTCTCATGGAGCATGATGATGTGGAGGATCTCTCAATACCACCGTCGCCGGATGTTATTAGTCCGGCGATGGTGGTTGAAGAAGAGTCTGCTTACGAGAACTCTTCTTCGCCGGAGAAGTTTTTGGCCATGACTAAGCATTTCTACTCTATTACATCTGTTCTTGAAGCTAATCTTGAAGAGAAAGCGAAGCTGTACAGAGATGTGTCTCTGAGGCACATCTTTCTCTTGAACAACATACATTACATGACAAGGAAAGTGCTTAAGTCCGAGCTGAAGCATATCTTTGGCGACAAGTGGAACAGAAAGCATACGTGGAAGTTTCAGCAGCAAGCGACGGAGTACGAACGCTCCACCTGGCTTCCTGTCCTGTCTTTCCTCAAGGATGATACTTCAGGTTCTGGCTCTGGTTCAGGTTCAAGAAGCTTGCGGCCGAGGGAGAGGTTTCAAGGATTCAACACTGCGTTTGAGGAAGTGTACAAGGCGCAGACCGGGTGGCTGATCTCGGACGAGAGGCTGAGAGAAGATGTGAGGACGAAGGCGTCCATGTGGGTGATTCAAGCGTACTGGACGTTTTACAGTAGACACAAGAACAATGTGAGTGAGAGGTATATCAAGTACAGTACTGATGATCTTGAGAAGCTCTTGTTGGATCTCTTTGCTGGTTCTTCTAAATCCTTGAACAATTCTTACAGAAGATGA
- the LOC103854129 gene encoding BAHD acyltransferase At3g29680: protein MAIKVTKTSRVNPATNSSHDSLLLPLTFFDLRWIKFHPTERVLFYKLHKHSSYHSLILPKLEHSLSTVLHHYLPLVGRLRWDPQDPKPHILVLPNDYVTLIVAESDADFSLLSRKGTRPETEIRSLVPELPASRDDSVFVLALQVTLFPNQGFSIGVTAHHSAMDGRSMSMFVRSWAHVCKHGTIGELTPCLDRTVINVPASLDARILEVVSYFSEDKTSSRSLKLPPSEEISPDTVRITLELTRENVEKLKERAKNESTRSHLHLSTFVVANAYLWSCLVKARGGDADRPVRFMYAADFRNRLGSPVPESYFGSCVLSVGCFGHKAGVVSGEDGFVNAVEIISDSVRGVGSLDVEALCELYIDGTMRVEPGTQTVSIVGSNRFGLYQSDFGWGKPVACETVSIDRNEAFSMSERRDESGGVEIGLCLKKCEMDLFIDLFQNGL from the coding sequence ATGGCCATCAAGGTGACCAAAACCTCCCGAGTCAACCCAGCAACAAACTCGTCTCATGACTCACTTCTTCTCCCACTCACCTTCTTCGACTTACGGTGGATAAAGTTCCACCCCACCGAGAGAGTCCTCTTCTACAAACTCCACAAACACAGCTCCTACCACTCCCTAATCCTCCCAAAACTCGAGCACTCTCTCTCCACCGTCCTCCACCACTACCTCCCGCTCGTAGGCCGCCTCAGATGGGACCCACAAGATCCCAAACCACACATCCTCGTCCTCCCAAACGACTACGTCACGCTGATAGTCGCGGAGAGCGACGCTgacttctcccttctctccagGAAAGGGACACGTCCCGAGACGGAGATACGTTCTTTAGTTCCAGAGCTTCCGGCTTCTCGCGACGACTCGGTCTTCGTTCTTGCTCTGCAAGTAACACTGTTCCCGAACCAAGGCTTCTCCATCGGGGTAACAGCTCATCACTCCGCTATGGACGGTAGATCAATGTCTATGTTTGTAAGATCATGGGCTCACGTATGCAAACATGGAACCATAGGGGAGTTAACTCCATGTCTAGACCGCACCGTCATCAACGTTCCCGCTAGTCTTGACGCGAGAATCTTGGAGGTAGTGTCGTATTTTTCAGAAGACAAAACCAGCTCGAGATCACTTAAGCTGCCTCCTAGTGAGGAGATTAGTCCAGACACGGTCAGGATCACGCTCGAGTTGACTCGGGAGAACGTTGAAAAACTTAAGGAGCGAGCTAAAAACGAGTCGACTCGGTCTCACCTTCACTTGTCAACGTTTGTTGTCGCCAACGCCTATCTTTGGTCGTGTTTGGTGAAAGCGCGTGGAGGGGACGCGGATAGACCGGTTCGGTTCATGTACGCAGCTGATTTCAGGAACCGGTTGGGTAGTCCGGTTCCGGAGAGTTACTTCGGGAGCTGCGTGTTGTCGGTTGGGTGTTTCGGACACAAAGCGGGAGTTGTGTCGGGAGAAGATGGATTTGTCAATGCGGTGGAGATTATTAGTGATTCGGTTAGAGGTGTTGGTTCGCTTGATGTTGAAGCGCTTTGCGAGTTGTATATTGATGGGACGATGAGGGTTGAACCGGGTACGCAGACTGTGTCGATTGTTGGGTCGAACCGGTTTGGGTTATACCAGTCGGATTTTGGGTGGGGGAAACCTGTGGCTTGTGAGACAGTGTCTATTGACAGGAATGAGGCGTTTTCTATGTCTGAGAGGAGGGATGAGTCTGGTGGCGTGGAGATTGGTTTGTGTTTGAAGAAGTGTGAGATGGATTTGTTTATTGATCTATTTCAAAATGGTTTGTAA
- the LOC103854130 gene encoding ninja-family protein AFP3: MLNMSEAEKRANGEIYRNIPRRDLLQSFMSKKQKLSVQEGEVEIELDLGLSLNGRFGVDPLANKRLLVRSPSIPDFVVNDVRSELSRTFSLPVETEELLRKRKELQSLRRLEAKRKRSEKQRNARDQKHKADKIVEEGSSGSGSSGLSELDNAPPPPVQATTNKSKETSPSSAQSLPAARNIIEDMPCVSTTGEGPNGKKIDGFLYRYMKGQEVRIVCVPR, from the exons ATGTTGAACATGTCGGAAGCTGAGAAAAGGGCAAACGGAGAGATCTACCGGAATATTCCCCGACGAGATCTGTTGCAGAGTTTCATGTCCAAGAAACAGAAACTGTCGGTTCAAGAAGGAGAGGTAGAGATTGAGCTAGACTTAGGGCTTTCTCTCAACGGTAGGTTTGGTGTGGACCCACTTGCCAATAAGAGGCTGCTCGTGCGGTCACCTTCGATTCCTGACTTCGTGGTCAACGATGTTAGATCGGAGCTGAGTAGGACTTTCTCGTTGCCGGTGGAGACGGAAGAGTTGTTGAGGAAGAGGAAGGAGTTGCAGAGCTTGAGGAGGCTTGAGGCTAAGAGAAAGAGGTCAGAGAAGCAGAGAAACGCGAGGGATCAGAAACACAAAGCTGACAAGATCGTAGAAGAAGGATCTTCCGGAAGTGGTTCCTCTGGTTTGTCCGAACTCGACAACGCCCCTCCTCCTCCTGTTCAAG CAACAACGAACAAGTCCAAAGAAACAAGCCCATCAAGTGCTCAATCTCTGCCGGCGGCTAGAAACATTATAGAAGACATGCCATGCGTGTCAACCACAGGCGAAGGACCCAACGGAAAAAAGATCGATGGGTTTCTTTATCGGTACATGAAAGGTCAGGAGGTGAGGATTGTGTGTGTGCCACGGTAG